One Alligator mississippiensis isolate rAllMis1 chromosome 1, rAllMis1, whole genome shotgun sequence genomic window carries:
- the KCTD14 gene encoding BTB/POZ domain-containing protein KCTD14 — protein MMSLQIPPAPPAKRSTNWRESEVMDLLDIWGEEDIQRALRTTRRNQAVYERIASEMTLRGHNRDWHQCRAKAKVLKAHYKKAREANRAGGGCKVTCAYYEELSQILEEDDSTEALYIVDIGGNPQATEISDASDREEKEDTPVLAPIIIKEEALEIQEESPSSQETSDEVDIKPPAPFWQDILLTSHQTGSSALCPAASSSQPTVPSTFPTPGHLPTVLSQTPPSAAPQLMTAGQASPSPGPSCLGMQTDWLGTPPPGPGEMSISSEHKSLGKQVTSNLQTLSPIIELNVGGEMYITTLSTLKKHPGSKLAEMFTGQPKLRTDSEGRYFIDRPGTYFKYILEYLRSNQVPTQCVQDVYKEALYYDIEPLIKQLEDSPQIFGELVARKQFLARVPSYSENIELMIRIARAEAVASRQSSVMVCVVRTEEDVAKCHEALNSLDTDKKSVVKFGPWKATPTISDLLDCIKMDVEAKGYNVSIQPHVAEKGFRFKSYDFFYKFVFTWW, from the exons ATGATGTCACTGCaaatccctcctgccccacctgcaaAGCGCTCTACCAACTGGAGGGAATCGGAGGTGATGGACCTGCTGGACATTTGGGGCGAGGAGGACATTCAACGGGCGCTCCGGACAACCCGTCGCAACCAGGCTGTCTACGAGCGCATTGCCTCTGAAATGACACTGCGGGGGCACAACCGCGACTGGCACCAGTGCCGCGCCAAGGCCAAGGTGCTAAAGGCACACTACAAGAAAGCCCGCGAGGCCAATCGGGCTGGTGGCGGCTGCAAGGTGACATGTGCCTACTACGAGGAGCTGTCACAGATTCTAGAGGAGGACGACTCCACAGAGGCCCTCTACATCGTCGACATCGGTGGCAACCCTCAAGCCACTGAAATCTCTGATGCCTCTGAccgggaggagaaggaggacacTCCAGTTCTAGCCCCCATCATCATCAAGGAGGAGGCACTAGAGATTCAGGAAGAGTCCCCATCCTCACAGGAGACCTCCGATGAGGTGGACATCAAACCACCAGCCCCGTTCTGGCAGGACATCCTCCTGACCTCACACCAGACCGGATCATCAGCCTTGTGTCCAGCTGCGTCCTCCTCTCAGCCAACTGTGCCTTCCACGTTCCCAACACCTGGGCATCTGCCGACTGTCCTCTCGCAGACACCACCAAGCGCTGCCCCACAGCTGATGACAGCAGGCCAAGCCTCTCCTTCCCCAGGACCCAGCTGCCTGGGGATGCAGACAGACTGGCTGGGCACACCACCCCCTG GCCCTGGGGAGATGAGCATTTCATCAGAGCACAAGTCTCTGGGGAAGCAAGTCACAAGCAACCTGCAAACG TTGTCGCCGATCATAGAGCTGAATGTTGGTGGGGAGATGTACATAACAACTCTGAGTACCTTGAAGAAACACCCAGGCTCCAAGCTGGCTGAGATGTTTACAGGCCAACCCAAGCTCCGGACCGACTCCGAGGGGAGGTACTTCATTGACAGGCCAGGGACCTATTTTAAATACATCTTGGAATATCTCCGTAGTAACCAAGTGCCCACCCAATGTGTCCAGGATGTGTATAAAGAGGCCTTGTACTATGACATTGAGCCTCTGATCAAGCAGCTGGAAGATTCCCCGCAGATCTTTGGTGAGCTGGTGGCAAGGAAGCAGTTCCTGGCCCGTGTGCCCAGCTACAGTGAGAACATTGAGCTGATGATCCGCATCGCCAGGGCGGAGGCGGTCGCTTCCCGTCAGTCTAGCGTCATGGTCTGTGTGGTCAGAACTGAGGAGGATGTGGCCAAGTGTCACGAAGCCCTGAACAGTTTGGACACGGATAAGAAATCGGTGGTGAAGTTCGGCCCCTGGAAGGCGACGCCAACTATTTCTGACCTGCTGGACTGCATCAAAATGGATGTGGAAGCCAAAGGGTACAATGTTTCCATCCAGCCCCACGTCGCAGAGAAAGGCTTCCGGTTCAAATCCTATGACTTTTTTTACAAATTTGTCTTCACGTGGTGGTAG